Proteins from a genomic interval of Panthera uncia isolate 11264 chromosome C1 unlocalized genomic scaffold, Puncia_PCG_1.0 HiC_scaffold_4, whole genome shotgun sequence:
- the LOC125912214 gene encoding bile acid receptor-like, whose translation MANTYVTTSDGYCLAEPVEYYDILPEQISYQLYDTDFQESPFCQYSTAQFPTALQSQSLQSHFNTYSLDPQFSGGECGLVSCELNKPTYVVDHDVEDGYSGIKRSRLTHSSMRIKRQEDLCVVCGDKASGYHYNALTCEGCKGFFRRSITKNAVYHCKNGGHCEMDMYMRRKCQECRLKKCKAVGMLAECLLTEIQCKSKRLRKNFKQKNSFSSSIKVEEEVDNKLVSSTTRSGKVIKESMELSHEERQLIKDIVAAHQKYTSPLEETKMFLQKYANPELSFLQLSESMVLHLQGLVDFTKGLPGFENLTTEDQTALRKGSKTEVMFLHGAQLYSLKECLSSASESTMRISDHSDHSLNCHNQSVNGSVIYSMETFCNEDCPPTTLTGIAEEFINTLFYFYRRMSELNITNTEYALLAATTVFFSDRPCLKNKQYVENLQEPVLQILYKYSKIYHPEDLQHFARLIGRLTELRTLNHNYSEILSTWKAKDPKLASLLSEKWNLYSHC comes from the exons ATGGCAAATACTTACGTTACTACATCTGATGGGTACTGTCTTGCTGAACCAGTGGAGTACTATG ATATTCTGCCAGAGCAAATCAGTTATCAGCTGTATGACACTGATTTTCAAGAATCGCCTTTTTGCCAGTATTCTACCGCCCAGTTTCCAACAGCTCTACAGTCCCAATCTTTACAAAGTCATTTCAACACTTACAGCTTGGATCCACAGTTCAGCGGTGGAGAATGTGGACTTGTTTCCTGTGAATTAAATAAACCCACTTATGTGGTTGACCATGATGTTGAAGACGGATACTCTGGAATAAAAAGGTCCAGACTAACTCATTCTTCTATGCGAATTAAGAGACAGGAAGACCTCTGTGTAGTTTGTGGTGATAAAGCATCAGGATATCATTATAATGCACTTACTTGTGAAGGTTGCAAAG GTTTTTTTCGACGTAGCATCACCAAAAATGCAGTATATCATTGCAAGAATGGTGGCCACTGTGAAATGGACATGTACATGCGTAGGAAATGTCAAGAGTGCAGACTAAAAAAGTGTAAGGCAGTAGGAATGTTGGCAGAAT GTTTGCTCACAGAAATCCAATGCAAATCAAAGAGACTTcgaaagaattttaagcagaagaaTAGTTTTTCCTCTAGCATCAAAGTAGAAGAGGAAGTAGACAACAAGCTTGTATCATCCACCACTAGATCTGGAAAAGTG ATTAAGGAGAGCATGGAACTAAGTCACGAGGAACGTCAGCTCATTAAGGACATTGTGGCTGCTCATCAAAAATACACAAGTCCTTTAGAGGAAACAAAGATGTTT CTCCAGAAGTATGCAAATCCTGAGCTGAGCTTTTTGCAACTCTCGGAGAGTATGGTCCTACACCTACAGGGGTTAGTGGATTTTACCAAGGGACTCCCAG GATTTGAAAATTTGACAACTGAGGACCAGACTGCATTACGTAAAGGATCAAAAACTGAAGTGATGTTTCTTCACGGGGCCCAACTTTACAGCCTGAAAGAATGTCTTTCGTCAGCTTCTGAAA GTACTATGAGAATATCAGATCATTCAGATCACTCACTGAATTGTCACAATCAGAGTGTTAATGGAAGTGTTATTTATTCTATGGAAACCTTTTGCAACGAAGACTGTCCTCCTACTACACTGACTG GTATTGCTGAAGAATTTATTAACACATTGTTTTACTTCTACAGAAGAATGAGTGAGCTTAATATTACTAATACTGAATATGCTCTGCTTGCAGCAACAACTGTGTTTTTTTCAG ATCGTCCATGccttaaaaataagcaatatgTGGAAAATTTACAAGAACCAGTTTTACagattttatacaaatattcaaaaatttatcATCCAGAAGACCTACAGCATTTTGCTCGTCTCATAGGGAGGCTCACAGAACTGAGGACACTGAATCACAACTACTCAGAAATACTTAGCACTTGGAAAGCAAAGGACCCCAAATTGGCTAGTTTACTCTCAGAGAAATGGAATTTGTATTCACATTGCTGA